The Bdellovibrionota bacterium genome includes the window GCATCCACCATCGAAACAAAGATGTCGTTCCGCTTTCGATCCGTGAGAGGGTCGTACGAACCGTACGTCATGGAGTTAAATTGTTTTCCTCTGCGCGTCGTCACGTACACATATCCTTTCGGAACTTCGATATCGGGAAGTGGAACTACGGAAAACCGAGCTTTCCCTTCGGGCATCCTCTCGAATTTCCCGCCCGCAAAAAGCATCGAACCTCTCCATTGAACTTGGTCCCCTTCCTCCTGAAGTTGGCCAATGCCGTTGTACATCGGCATGACACGAGCCATTTCTTCCCGAATGGCCTGTGCATCCGCAAAGGAAAAGGGTCCCTTCGGTTCGGGAAAAATTCGTCGTCCGATTTCACAAAGAATCTCCCATTCGGCCTTGGGCTCTCCAATCGGATGGCCAGGAATTTCAGGCGTGAAACGAATCCGCCGTTCCGTATTGGTGGTTGTTCCCCCGC containing:
- a CDS encoding molybdopterin dinucleotide binding domain-containing protein; this encodes GGTTTNTERRIRFTPEIPGHPIGEPKAEWEILCEIGRRIFPEPKGPFSFADAQAIREEMARVMPMYNGIGQLQEEGDQVQWRGSMLFAGGKFERMPEGKARFSVVPLPDIEVPKGYVYVTTRRGKQFNSMTYGSYDPLTDRKRNDIFVSMVDAKEFGLREGDAIRLRSDVGAMEGACRIAPIRPRNVQVRWPEGNVLISRRYDPVSAEPDYNALAKIERIVPNGR